A window of the Branchiostoma floridae strain S238N-H82 chromosome 12, Bfl_VNyyK, whole genome shotgun sequence genome harbors these coding sequences:
- the LOC118427032 gene encoding tyrosine-protein kinase receptor Tie-1-like produces the protein MAPESLFHRKYTSKTDVWSFGVLLWEIVTLGATPYPGMSKHDVMDSVQQGYRMRKPPHCDSSLYSLMLSCWNDHPDQRPEFQNIEETLRTLMQREQDYINLSRLDEDKYTSLRTVTDEKY, from the exons ATGGCACCCGAATCGCTGTTCCACCGAAAGTACACCTCCAAGACTGACGTGTGGTCGTTCGGAGTGCTGCTTTGGGAGATCGTCACCCTCG GAGCCACGCCCTATCCAGGAATGTCCAAACATGACGTAATGGACAGTGTGCAGCAAGGCTACAGGATGAGGAAACCGCCGCACTGTGATAGCAGCCT CTACAGCCTCATGCTGAGTTGCTGGAATGATCATCCTGACCAGAGGCCTGAGTTCCAGAACATCGAGGAGACTCTGCGAACACTGATGCAAAGGGAACAG GACTACATCAATCTGTCCCGCCTGGATGAGGATAAATACACAAGCCTCCGGACTGTTACAGACGAGAAGTACTAG
- the LOC118427485 gene encoding hemicentin-2-like has translation MSLISVFFGFVLIIECGEVMGSMTDFILVADRGNRAIYKVNPTSGSKETLPFGPLPNPVALDYDKTSGYLYWTDVSGHKIMRAYLNGTGLEPIVTMNAIVPDGLALDIPGGNVYWTDTRRNAISVARMDGQYLRNLITSQLDEPRAIVLDPPNGYMYWTDWGAHAKIERAGMDGTGRTTLVNTGLRYPNGLAIDFTDQRLYWCDAGTDKIESSDLNGNDRREFIHQPGTHFFGLAIDDMHVYGTSWFNSYIYKYSKTSAGPQLIGSGFSDPSGISLVTSGSNPWIFNACTDRNGGCQQLCLARPGGRTCSCQIGWRLQSDNVTCEYLQPDCSVTTTGITVVLNCELQGVNTAVDLVWTYWNDVQVGSSQQSVNRVNAPVTTAGTSYTCTATGDALGTPRSCNVTLNTPTVAVSPKPFSTVLAGTARHSLNCTIDSSGFPAASTLTWTGPAVTTGSTTGGTLATPNLTIRNVRKTDAGNYTCQATNLIGTGTDTLGMVVQYPPLLTVSAHPNPVNETQPVNLTCIADSNPDVTSMTWIYVDSSETLVHQTTTGNSLSYWNNSVTYRNAGVYRCTAENGAVGSPISVELTLNVNFRPIFNNTMEKYNVPRLHAVTLECSAFGYPPEIDFSWTKDGADITDKTTSQYGISALNIASVQVENYGDYICTASNAHGQHTTVIQLVAETAGESSSTIITIVAAVAGVVVLIAVIVAVIFFVRRTANRGKPPQNAANSLELQAVQNNADDGYQSLVVPDRRRSEHTYQGLEACYDNKIDPDTTHENVTKSMDFPLSQLVLKEKVGHGEFGDVYKAEAWNISGQPGTTAVAVKTLRGYADFIKELEVLKLLESHPNVVTFLGCCKDSEPLYLLLEYVSGGSLLSNLRTSRSQQTYENLHGGSKSLSSRDLTKFAWDVANGMSFLSTKKIIPVTWH, from the exons ATGTCTCTTATTTCGGTCTTTTTCGGGTTCGTTCTAATCATCGAATGCGGTGAAGTCATGG GAAGCATGACAGATTTCATACTTGTTGCTGACCGAGGTAATAGAGCCATCTACAAGGTTAACCCTACATCAGGGTCAAAGGAAACACTTCCCTTTGGTCCTTTGCCAAATCCTGTCGCCCTGGACTATGACAAAACTTCCGGTTACCTTTACTGGACCGACGTGTCGGGTCACAAAATAATGAGGGCTTATCTAAACGGAACGGGTCTGGAACCTATAGTCACTATGAACGCCATCG TTCCAGATGGTTTGGCCCTTGACATTCCAGGCGGAAACGTTTATTGGACAGATACACGCCGCAATGCAATATCCGTGGCAAGAATGGACGGCCAATACCTCAGAAACCTTATCACATCACAGCTTGATGAACCTCGGGCAATCGTACTCGATCCACCAAATGG gtacatgtattggaCAGATTGGGGCGCTCATGCCAAGATAGAGCGAGCTGGAATGGACGGGACTGGGAGAACAACTTTAGTCAACACGGGGCTAAGATATCCAAACGGACTTGCTATTGATTTCACAG ACCAGCGCCTGTACTGGTGTGACGCAGGAACGGATAAAATCGAGAGCTCGGACTTGAATGGCAATGATCGACGGGAATTCATTCATCAACCGGGAACACATTTCTTTGGTCTGGCGATAGATGATATGCACGTTTATGGGACGTCTTGGTTTAATTCCTATATATATAA ATATTCTAAGACAAGTGCGGGACCACAGTTGATAGGTTCAGGATTTTCAGATCCGTCTGGCATCTCTCTAGTGACATCAGGAAGCAATCCATGGATTTTTAACG cctGCACGGACCGGAATGGGGGCTGTCAGCAGTTGTGCCTAGCTCGCCCCGGAGGCAGGACGTGCTCATGCCAGATCGGATGGAGGCTTCAATCTGATAACGTCACATGTGAATATCTGCAACCAG ATTGCAGCGTCACTACGACAGGAATAACAGTTGTGCTGAACTGCGAACTGCAAGGCGTCAATACTGCTGTCGATCTTGTCTGGACATATTGGAATGACGTGCAGGTTGGGTCGTCACAACAATCAGTCAACCGGGTGAACGCACCTGTAACAACGGCTGGTACAAGCTACACCTGTACTGCGACCGGCGATGCGCTGGGAACACCGCGGAGCTGCAACGTAACGCTCA ACACCCCAACAGTGGCAGTATCCCCAAAGCCATTCTCCACAGTACTTGCAGGAACAGCGAGGCACAGTCTcaactgtacaatagattcatCAGGTTTCCCGGCAGCGTCTACGCTTACCTGGACCGGTCCAGCTGTGACGACAGGTAGTACGACAGGTGGGACCCTGGCCACGCCCAATTTGACCATTAGAAATGTCCGGAAGACTGATGCTGGAAACTACACGTGCCAGGCCACAAACCTGATAGGTACAGGCACGGATACACTCGGAATGGTGGTACAAT ACCCACCATTGTTGACAGTAAGTGCACATCCAAACCCTGTGAACGAGACCCAGCCCGTCAATCTGACCTGCATAGCAGACAGTAACCCTGACGTCACCTCCATGACGTGGATTTATGTAGATTCAAGTGAAACTTTGGTGCACCAGACAACAACAGGGAACTCCCTCTCCTATTGGAACAATTCTGTGACCTATAGGAATGCAGGTGTCTACAGATGTACAGCTGAAAATGGTGCCGTTGGGTCACCCATAAGCGTGGAGCTTACCCTCAACGTTAACT TTCGCCCGATCTTCAACAATACAATGGAAAAGTATAATGTACCAAGATTACACGCCGTCACACTGGAGTGCAGTGCCTTCGGCTACCCACCAGAGATAGACTTCAGTTGGACAAAGGATGGAGCAGATATCACTGATAAGACCACCAGCCAGTATGGAATCAGTGCGTTGAACATAGCAAGTGTACAGGTAGAAAACTATGGGGACTACATCTGTACTGCCAGCAACGCTCATGGACAACACACCACTGTTATTCAACTTGTGGCTGAAA CTGCTGGCGAAAGCTCATCCACGATCATCACCATCGTAGCAGCAGTGGCCGGTGTTGTGGTGCTGATAGCTGTCATTGTTGCTGTCATATTTTTCGTGAGACGAACAGCAAACCGCG gTAAACCACCACAGAATGCTGCTAACAGCCTGGAGTTGCAAGCTGTG CAAAACAATGCAGATGACGGATACCAAAGTCTCGTGGTTCCAGATAGACGACGG TCTGAACATACATATCAGGGACTAGAGGCATGCTATGACAATAAG ATAGATCCGGACACGACAcatgaaaatgtaacaaaatcgaTGGACTTCCCCCTGAGTCAGCTGGTCCTAAAAGAAAAGGTTGGGCACGGAGAGTTTGGAGATGTTTACAAGGCTGAAGCGTGGAACATTTCCGGGCAACCTGGTACAACTGCTGTGGCCGTTAAGACATTGAGAG GCTATGCTGACTTCATCAAGGAACTAGAAGTGCTGAAGCTACTTGAGAGTCACCCAAATGTCGTTACGTTTCTTGGATGCTGCAAAGACTCAG AGCCGCTCTACCTTCTGCTTGAGTATGTGTCCGGTGGAAGCCTACTGTCGAACCTCCGGACCAGCCGTAGTCAACAAACTTATGAGAACTTACACGGCGGCAGCAAGTCCCTATCGTCACGTGACCTCACCAAGTTTGCCTGGGACGTGGCCAATGGGATGAGCTTCCTGTCAACGAAGAAG ATCATCCCCGTGACCTGGCACTAG